The Chryseobacterium glaciei DNA window ATATTCGGGATTGAGGATAGAGAAACCCAAATATTCAATCAGTCTCATAGATCTTATGACAAGGAAGCTGTATTGGAAATTTTGAAACTTCAGAAGAAAAACAACCTGAGTAATTCAGAGTTGGCAAGAGACCTGAAAATGAGCAGAAATACCATCACTAAATGGAAAAAAATGTTTGCTTATTATAACAATTAATAAAAATTTTCATTTTTGTGTTTTTTGTTGACAGAGGATGTTTAAGCATTACCTGCTCTCCTCTGTCATTTCTCAAAATATGATAATGAAAACCACAGACTCAATTTTTAATTATATTTTTACTACAAAGCCGAAGATTGATATTAGATCTTCGGCTTTTTTATTCAATTATACTTTCTACATTTCCAAATACTCTGATAATTCATTTTGAATGTATTTTTGAGGCTTTTTTATATCTCCCGAGATATTTTAAGGTTCTCAGTTGACTTTTTTACTTTGACAACCAGCCTTTTAATATCTCAGTTCAGGTTTTTAACTTGAAAATTGACGTTTTTTACTTAAAGAGCTTTGATCATCAAACAAAAAACCGAAGATTTAAAGTAAATCTTCGGTAAACACAAACCCTAAAAAGATCAGGGATATTGGGGAACATTATCCCTTCCTTTAAAGAAAAACACTAGAAACTACGTGTATAGTTTAGGGTATTTTTTTCATCAAAAAACGAAAGCAGGGAAATGGGAAGTTTCTCTGCTTTCGGGATAAACACTAAGTCTGAAAACTCAACACTACTTTTCTCATCATTTGTTTTTTTATTTTCTTTTAAAAAGATCTAGAAAAAGACAGGGCAATGGAATATGAGTAATGTACGGGGATCCCTGCCTTTAACTAAATCAAAATATAATTAAAATTGTTTTTTAATTTAAGAGAAGCTTTAACTACGCTTTCTCTTATAGAATTTATTGAGCATTTCCTATGGAAATAGTGAATTGTGATAATTGAGTACCAATACCTGAATCTGTAATGGCAATAGAATCAAACCAAACTCCTCCAAAATTATAAACTATTCCTGATGTACCAATACTAGTACTCACAGTAATATTTGTTGTAGCATCATCAATTGTAAAATTATTATTACAGCCACCATTAGGAGCTACAGAAATTACCGGTGATACTTTTACACCACCTTTCGTCAATACAAATGAAAACTTGTTACCTGAATTTGAACCTGCTTGAAGTACTTTGAAGTTAGTGACTTCTCTATTAAAATCAATTATAGTATGAGATCCAGAAAATCTGAAGTTTGAAGCAGTAACTCCACAATTGGTAACAGACCCTGAGGGTTTTTCAACATCACCATAATTTCTAAATTTCGCAGTAACAAGTAATCCATCCACAGTACCAGTTGCAGTACCATTACTTACCGTGTAAGGAATTCGAAATCCTGTTGGGGAAAGTGAAAGATCGGGAGGTGGCACTACGGGAATCACTGTACAATCATTTCCTATCCAGGAAGTACCGTTCCAATATTCCATGCAGTTATCATCCGTGTTATAGATCCACGATCCTGCTGGTTTAGGATTGATACCATCTCTCTGCGCTATTGTAAGTCTGGGAGGCAGAAATCCCTTATCTATGGAAAACACCTCGAGCATAGCACTGGGGCTAGGGTTTGGAGTACCTACACCCACCTGCCCGAAGACTAATGCCCCAATACTTATCATCGCTGTGATTAATATTTTTTTCATTCTTAATTTTTTTAATTTTAAAGTACATTCAATTTTTTCCTTGTATGAATTGAATTAAGTTTATAAAATATTTTTGAACTTCTAAAAAAGCAGGGATATAATAAGGGAATTCCCTGCTTTAGTTAAAGGATATTTTATAATTTCCGAGAAGTCATCATTCTTCTCTGGCATTTTAGTAAGGTGTTATGTTGTTTTTTTACAATGCATCTCCTATACAGAAATCGAGATTAAATCCATTACCACTATTATGATTAGTAGCTTCAAGAGTCATTTCATCAAACCATACTCCTCCTAAATTATATACAATATTACCAACTCCGGAACCAGATCTCTTCACATAAATTGAATTACCATTTTTAGAAATTGTAAAACTACCGTTACAAGTTGTTTG harbors:
- a CDS encoding transposase, with translation MENKILNSPDYKRIFNDMIQMKYPEKEKECQNILNKKELSSLDILNLNEKIFGIEDRETQIFNQSHRSYDKEAVLEILKLQKKNNLSNSELARDLKMSRNTITKWKKMFAYYNN